In Anaerolineae bacterium, the following are encoded in one genomic region:
- a CDS encoding DUF554 domain-containing protein translates to MIGTILNMITVALGSGLGLFIGDRLPERMQGSVVTGLGLVTLAVGISNALKTGNIILPLLSVGSGVIIGEWLNLDARLQAFGGWLQRRFVPGADGDDPAGEDGRARFINGFVTASLVFCVGPLTFIGSIQDGMTGDYQLLAIKSVLDGFASLAFASAMGVGVAFSIVTVLVVQGGLALLGALGGSVMSEPMITEMTATGGLLLMGLALILLDIKRPRMANFLPALVIAPLLVALAGWLGIPIYPL, encoded by the coding sequence ATGATCGGCACGATCCTCAACATGATCACGGTGGCGTTGGGCAGCGGCCTCGGCCTGTTCATCGGTGATCGATTGCCGGAACGGATGCAGGGGTCGGTGGTGACTGGCCTGGGGCTGGTTACCCTGGCGGTGGGCATCTCCAACGCCCTCAAAACGGGCAACATCATCCTGCCTCTGCTGAGCGTGGGCAGCGGCGTGATCATCGGCGAGTGGCTCAACCTGGACGCCCGGCTGCAGGCCTTTGGCGGCTGGCTGCAGCGGCGCTTTGTGCCCGGCGCGGATGGGGATGACCCGGCGGGCGAGGACGGCCGGGCGCGTTTCATCAATGGCTTCGTGACGGCCAGCCTGGTCTTTTGCGTCGGGCCGCTGACGTTCATCGGCTCGATCCAGGATGGCATGACCGGCGATTATCAGTTACTGGCGATCAAGAGCGTGCTGGATGGCTTCGCGTCGCTGGCCTTCGCCTCAGCGATGGGGGTAGGGGTGGCTTTCAGCATCGTGACAGTGCTGGTGGTGCAGGGCGGGCTGGCCCTGCTGGGGGCGCTGGGTGGCAGCGTGATGAGCGAACCGATGATCACGGAGATGACGGCGACCGGCGGGCTGCTGTTGATGGGCCTGGCGCTGATCCTGCTCGATATCAAGCGGCCACGGATGGCCAACTTCCTGCCGGCGCTGGTGATTGCGCCGCTGCTGGTGGCGCTGGCGGGCTGGCTGGGCATCCCGATCTATCCGCTGTAG
- the rmuC gene encoding DNA recombination protein RmuC: MTGLEIALAGGIAGLLLIVTILLVRRGADNRALEARLSQLQLGLAELQLQAHNRQTEAHTLATGLNQLQNGLTELRATLYARQDLERQTMESVRRLEAVIAGTQTKGRAGENIVEAVFAQLPPAWQVRNFTLDNRTVEFGMRLPNNLILPIDSKWAATHLLEQFLAADSPARQQQIKREIERTVLLKAREVRQYLHPGLTTPFGVAVLPDAIYDLCAGIQARSFSLNVVLISYSLFVPYLLLVFQTMLRTSQHIDLHRLEAYLNSVEQNLDALQNELEGRYARALRMLDNAGQEMRAQLGQVRGGLSGIQASAHTLKAPAPRSGDAPAPADPRPQ; the protein is encoded by the coding sequence ATGACCGGGCTGGAAATCGCCCTGGCAGGAGGGATCGCCGGACTATTGCTGATCGTTACCATCCTGCTCGTCCGGCGTGGCGCGGATAACCGCGCCCTGGAAGCGCGTTTAAGCCAGTTACAGCTCGGCCTGGCCGAACTGCAACTCCAGGCCCACAACCGCCAGACAGAAGCGCATACGCTGGCGACTGGCCTCAACCAGCTTCAGAACGGCCTGACCGAACTGCGGGCTACGCTGTACGCCCGCCAGGACCTGGAGCGCCAGACCATGGAGTCCGTCCGACGACTGGAGGCCGTGATCGCCGGGACACAGACCAAAGGCCGGGCCGGGGAGAACATTGTCGAGGCGGTCTTTGCTCAGTTGCCCCCCGCCTGGCAGGTGCGCAACTTTACCCTGGACAACCGGACGGTTGAATTCGGGATGCGCCTGCCCAACAACCTGATCCTGCCTATTGACAGCAAATGGGCTGCCACCCACCTGCTGGAACAGTTCCTGGCGGCGGATAGCCCCGCCAGGCAGCAACAGATCAAGCGCGAGATCGAACGCACTGTCCTGCTCAAGGCCCGCGAGGTGCGCCAGTACCTGCACCCCGGCCTGACGACGCCTTTCGGTGTGGCCGTCCTGCCCGACGCGATCTACGATCTGTGCGCCGGCATCCAGGCGCGATCCTTCAGCCTGAATGTCGTGCTGATTAGCTACAGCCTGTTTGTGCCCTACCTGCTGCTGGTCTTCCAGACCATGCTGCGCACCAGCCAGCACATCGACCTGCACCGCCTGGAAGCCTACCTGAACAGCGTGGAGCAAAACCTGGACGCCCTGCAGAACGAACTGGAAGGCCGCTACGCCCGCGCCCTGCGGATGCTGGACAACGCCGGGCAGGAGATGCGGGCCCAGCTTGGTCAGGTGCGCGGCGGTCTGAGCGGAATCCAGGCCAGCGCCCACACCCTCAAAGCCCCCGCGCCCCGCAGCGGCGACGCCCCCGCACCAGCTGATCCTCGCCCGCAGTAA
- a CDS encoding GNAT family N-acetyltransferase, whose protein sequence is MAITWEDKPLPEVALRRLWLADAPRAHALSRLVGWSLTLASWERMILWGGRGCFALYRGDALVATAIATVYGRERAWIGGVITHPDHRRQGLATRLMTVALDYLQARSVPHVLLDASEQGRPLYEALGFRPIYSIEIWAGRASSYLGPRARPLRRGDLDAVVALDAETFGVARGRILRRLVQDYPHLAWVDEEDGRIAGFLLAQDDRQDGTPAHLGPWMHRSPWGAEKLLRTALSVLIGREVRVDIPDRNPHATALAYAHNLRHRRVCTRMHLGPGDPPPELITQHYGVAALATG, encoded by the coding sequence ATGGCCATAACCTGGGAAGATAAACCGCTGCCAGAGGTGGCATTGCGCCGCCTATGGCTGGCTGATGCACCGCGGGCGCATGCCCTTTCCCGCCTAGTAGGGTGGAGCCTGACTCTGGCCAGCTGGGAGCGGATGATCCTCTGGGGTGGGCGCGGCTGTTTCGCCCTTTATCGGGGCGATGCCCTGGTGGCGACGGCGATCGCAACCGTTTACGGGCGGGAACGCGCCTGGATCGGTGGCGTGATCACCCATCCGGACCACCGCCGGCAGGGGCTGGCGACGCGGCTGATGACGGTCGCGCTGGATTACCTGCAGGCGCGGTCTGTTCCCCATGTATTGCTGGACGCCTCCGAGCAGGGTCGCCCGCTGTATGAGGCGCTGGGCTTTCGCCCGATTTACAGCATCGAAATATGGGCGGGGCGGGCCAGCAGCTATCTTGGCCCGCGGGCGCGCCCGCTCCGGCGCGGCGATCTGGATGCCGTGGTAGCCCTGGACGCGGAGACTTTCGGCGTGGCGCGCGGGCGCATCCTGCGCCGGCTGGTGCAGGATTACCCCCACCTGGCCTGGGTAGACGAGGAAGATGGCCGGATCGCCGGTTTTCTGCTGGCTCAGGATGACCGCCAGGATGGCACGCCGGCGCATCTGGGGCCGTGGATGCATCGTTCCCCTTGGGGGGCGGAAAAGCTGCTACGCACCGCCCTGAGTGTGCTGATTGGCCGTGAGGTGCGCGTGGATATCCCCGATCGCAATCCCCATGCCACGGCGCTGGCCTATGCCCACAACCTGCGCCACCGGCGTGTCTGCACGCGGATGCACCTTGGCCCCGGTGATCCGCCGCCTGAGCTGATCACGCAGCATTACGGCGTGGCGGCGCTGGCGACCGGCTGA
- a CDS encoding fasciclin domain-containing protein yields MRKVFVTLLAVGMLIVTVFPALAQTGEQTIVEIAVADGRFTTLVAAVQAAGLVDALSGEGPFTVFAPTDDAFAAAFAALGIEPAALLEDTETLTSILLYHVVAGKAMAADVVGLESVTTLQGSDIKITVSDGKVYLNDTIQVIITDIEASNGVIHVIDGVLLPPAE; encoded by the coding sequence ATGCGCAAAGTCTTCGTTACCCTTCTTGCTGTTGGAATGCTGATCGTTACAGTGTTCCCCGCTCTGGCTCAGACTGGCGAGCAGACGATCGTCGAGATCGCCGTGGCTGATGGCCGTTTCACGACGCTGGTGGCGGCGGTACAGGCGGCTGGCCTGGTTGACGCGCTATCCGGCGAAGGCCCCTTCACCGTCTTCGCCCCGACCGATGATGCCTTTGCCGCGGCCTTCGCCGCCCTGGGCATCGAACCGGCCGCCCTGCTGGAAGATACCGAGACCCTGACCAGCATCCTGCTCTACCATGTGGTGGCGGGCAAGGCGATGGCCGCTGACGTGGTCGGGCTGGAGAGCGTGACCACGCTGCAGGGGAGCGACATCAAGATCACCGTCAGCGATGGCAAGGTCTACCTGAATGACACCATCCAGGTGATCATCACCGACATCGAGGCCAGCAACGGCGTGATCCATGTGATTGACGGCGTCCTGCTGCCCCCGGCTGAATAA
- a CDS encoding hemolysin III family protein: MIKRLREPINGFTHLIGAILSAIGLIVLVMLSQHQPARLAAAIVYGISLILLYTASTVYHLVNAGQRALRWLRSLDHAAIYILIAGTYTPFCVSLLPDPWRAVMLVVIWGLAAAGVIYKLAFRHHNHRHISTVLYLGMGWLAVLILPAMLHRLPPGALILIVSGGLVYTLGALIYALKRPNLGRRFGHHELWHLLVMGGSALHYAAVALYAV, translated from the coding sequence ATGATCAAACGCCTGCGCGAGCCGATCAACGGCTTCACCCACCTGATCGGGGCGATCCTGAGCGCGATCGGCCTGATCGTGCTGGTTATGCTCAGTCAACATCAACCGGCCCGGTTGGCGGCAGCGATCGTCTACGGCATCAGCCTGATCCTGCTCTATACCGCCAGCACGGTGTATCATCTGGTCAACGCCGGGCAGCGCGCCCTACGCTGGCTGCGCTCACTGGATCACGCCGCGATTTACATCCTGATCGCCGGGACGTACACGCCGTTTTGCGTCAGCCTGCTGCCAGACCCCTGGCGAGCAGTCATGCTGGTCGTGATCTGGGGGCTGGCGGCGGCGGGAGTGATCTACAAGCTGGCCTTCCGCCACCACAATCATCGCCACATCTCCACGGTTCTCTACCTGGGCATGGGCTGGCTGGCTGTGCTCATCCTGCCAGCGATGCTCCACCGCCTGCCGCCCGGGGCACTGATCCTGATCGTGAGCGGCGGGCTGGTCTACACGCTAGGGGCGTTGATCTACGCCCTCAAACGCCCCAATCTGGGTCGGCGCTTCGGCCACCACGAGCTATGGCACCTGCTGGTGATGGGCGGCAGCGCCCTGCATTACGCGGCGGTTGCGCTGTACGCCGTTTAA
- a CDS encoding M1 family metallopeptidase — MRNRLATFVALAGLALLALVSCAGPFPDRPLPTLAPTMTARPYATATFVPLPTPVPLPPVDWEDIAIFRQAMRSGFEGDIDAFANRNRYAIEATVELGDAATVRGAQRVRYTNHSADTLTEIVFRLYPNLDAFSARMAILAVEVGGVPVMPALEERDSVLRVPLPLPLPPGQSAEVHLTFTSAIERGFSANYGEYSYQQGVFTAPEWYPVLSVYEEGHGWWTARARSQQGEQTYTETGLYDIRLTADADVTLVMSGSEIEQRVNGDGTITHHIVSGPMRDSILIASRRLLSLSDEVDGIAVNLYYWDDEENLRRNADAARAGLAIIGRTLRAFNRAFGEYPFREFDVVQTNTRAGGIEYPGVIVVADAYWNAGDPFFEVVLAHEAGHQWFYSLVGNNQVRYPFLDESLTSFTEYVYFWETAATERDSQEAADYIRRERQSYNAYTGAGNPDLPLGLSTDDYVEAQYSLIIYTKGPLFFNEIASQIGREQMYAFLREYFRRYRYEVASIGGMLGTLEDVTGQQWDQLFYEWVGHFEGLDPAVVATVDVRRRGS, encoded by the coding sequence ATGAGGAACCGTCTCGCTACGTTTGTGGCGCTGGCCGGGCTGGCGTTGCTGGCGCTTGTAAGCTGCGCTGGCCCGTTCCCGGATCGGCCGCTGCCCACGCTGGCTCCGACGATGACCGCCCGGCCTTATGCCACGGCCACCTTCGTCCCCCTGCCAACGCCCGTTCCCCTGCCCCCGGTGGACTGGGAGGATATTGCCATCTTCCGCCAGGCCATGCGCTCTGGCTTTGAAGGGGATATCGACGCCTTCGCCAACCGCAACCGCTACGCCATCGAGGCTACAGTCGAGCTGGGCGACGCGGCGACCGTGCGCGGTGCGCAGCGCGTCCGCTACACCAATCACTCCGCCGACACGCTAACCGAGATCGTCTTCCGCCTGTACCCCAACCTGGACGCCTTTTCCGCCCGGATGGCCATTCTGGCGGTCGAGGTGGGCGGCGTGCCGGTCATGCCAGCGCTTGAGGAGCGCGATTCGGTGCTGCGCGTGCCGCTGCCATTGCCGCTGCCTCCCGGTCAGTCCGCCGAGGTGCACCTGACCTTCACCAGCGCCATCGAGCGCGGGTTTTCCGCCAACTACGGTGAATACAGCTACCAGCAGGGCGTGTTCACCGCTCCGGAATGGTACCCGGTACTGAGCGTGTACGAGGAAGGGCACGGCTGGTGGACGGCCCGCGCCCGCAGTCAGCAGGGCGAGCAGACCTACACCGAGACGGGTCTGTACGACATCCGCCTGACCGCCGACGCTGATGTGACTCTGGTCATGAGCGGTTCGGAGATCGAGCAGCGGGTCAACGGCGACGGGACGATCACCCACCATATCGTTAGTGGCCCGATGCGCGACAGCATCCTGATCGCCAGCCGTCGCCTGCTCAGCCTGTCTGATGAGGTGGATGGGATCGCGGTCAACCTGTACTACTGGGATGATGAGGAGAACCTGAGGCGCAACGCCGACGCCGCCCGCGCCGGGCTGGCGATCATCGGTCGCACGCTGCGCGCCTTCAACCGCGCCTTCGGCGAGTATCCCTTCCGCGAGTTCGATGTCGTCCAGACCAACACCCGCGCTGGCGGGATCGAATATCCCGGCGTGATCGTGGTGGCGGATGCTTACTGGAACGCCGGGGACCCCTTCTTCGAAGTCGTCCTGGCCCACGAAGCCGGTCACCAGTGGTTTTACAGCCTGGTGGGCAACAACCAGGTGCGCTACCCGTTCCTGGATGAATCGCTGACCAGCTTCACCGAGTACGTGTACTTCTGGGAAACCGCCGCAACTGAGCGCGATAGCCAGGAAGCCGCCGATTACATCCGCCGCGAACGGCAGAGCTACAACGCCTATACCGGCGCGGGCAACCCTGATCTGCCGCTGGGCCTCTCGACGGATGATTATGTGGAGGCGCAGTACAGCCTGATCATCTACACCAAAGGGCCACTGTTCTTCAACGAGATCGCCAGCCAGATCGGGCGGGAGCAGATGTACGCTTTCCTGCGGGAATACTTCCGCCGCTACCGCTACGAGGTCGCCAGTATCGGCGGCATGTTGGGGACGCTGGAGGATGTGACCGGCCAGCAGTGGGATCAGCTGTTCTACGAATGGGTCGGTCATTTTGAGGGTTTGGACCCGGCAGTGGTGGCAACGGTTGACGTCCGGCGGCGCGGCAGCTAG